The Bacillus sp. Y1 genome has a window encoding:
- a CDS encoding glycosyltransferase family 2 protein encodes MLPEVTVLVPFYNREQYLCYALESVCKQTYLNWKMILIDDGSTDQSVQSVAPFLNDSRISLIKSHKNEGQSKSLNKGLDLVDTPFVMTLDSDDWLHPDALNILVNEARSLPDTYAVVHGNITAVFQDKKGTISREVIKKGQQIKDRYHFVLGYPDTFICPRFYRTSAVKELGGWPTDDPYGGRYIEDLPVMLHLIENYQFHYTNKALYYYRQHTDMSTTNIEIVADKMKWVIRQALKRWGDRYEPIFKIIDDGWIVVERLKEKDGEK; translated from the coding sequence ATGTTACCAGAAGTCACGGTATTAGTACCATTCTATAATCGTGAACAGTATCTATGTTATGCATTAGAAAGTGTTTGTAAGCAAACTTATCTTAATTGGAAAATGATTTTAATCGATGATGGTTCAACGGATCAATCTGTTCAAAGCGTCGCTCCTTTTTTGAATGATTCCAGAATATCTCTTATCAAATCTCATAAAAACGAAGGTCAATCAAAAAGTTTAAATAAGGGGTTGGATTTAGTCGATACACCTTTTGTTATGACATTAGATAGTGATGATTGGCTTCATCCGGACGCATTAAACATTCTTGTGAATGAGGCTAGGAGTCTTCCAGATACTTACGCGGTTGTACATGGAAATATTACAGCAGTTTTTCAAGATAAAAAAGGTACTATTTCACGAGAGGTTATAAAGAAGGGGCAACAAATCAAAGACCGATATCATTTTGTACTAGGATATCCAGATACATTTATTTGTCCGCGGTTTTATCGAACCTCTGCTGTAAAAGAATTAGGTGGATGGCCTACGGACGATCCTTATGGGGGAAGATATATTGAGGATTTACCAGTGATGTTACATCTTATAGAAAATTATCAATTTCATTATACTAATAAAGCATTGTATTATTATCGGCAGCATACGGATATGTCCACGACTAATATTGAAATTGTTGCAGATAAAATGAAATGGGTAATTAGACAGGCTTTAAAACGATGGGGAGATAGGTATGAACCTATTTTTAAAATCATTGATGATGGTTGGATTGTTGTCGAGCGATTAAAAGAAAAAGACGGTGAAAAATAG
- a CDS encoding DUF2935 domain-containing protein, which yields MSYEPISVFEEHAFWLEVLEDHAHFIHDFLSPSEVEYVNTAKQYIQLFRGLLSKLSSLPPAGSVSSSEMITFAREIYPIANGYFHFEGHLQRLRIENKVNLNLTPTYLNGTLGENQEYLRMLSFYVNGQTPPILPLVDLMDLWLEDQAGHAALLARALDGVELALVTQTREYMQIFQSFIVKNEAIKGYLRFTPEGFPIQLQFARDVVIAVIGFTSLVEKMVQLYKDEEVLNQSTLRFLEHHFPEACYFLKKLSYYVPDITYPTCSLSKPSFRS from the coding sequence ATGAGCTATGAACCCATTTCAGTTTTTGAAGAACACGCTTTTTGGCTTGAAGTATTAGAAGATCACGCCCACTTTATTCACGATTTCTTATCTCCTAGTGAAGTCGAGTATGTAAACACGGCAAAGCAATATATCCAATTATTTCGCGGCTTGCTTTCAAAACTATCTAGCCTCCCACCGGCAGGATCAGTTTCATCCTCTGAAATGATCACCTTCGCAAGAGAAATCTATCCGATTGCCAATGGGTATTTTCATTTTGAGGGTCATCTTCAGCGCCTACGCATTGAAAATAAAGTGAACTTGAATTTAACTCCAACCTATTTAAATGGAACACTAGGGGAAAACCAAGAATATTTACGAATGCTAAGCTTTTATGTAAACGGGCAAACCCCTCCCATACTCCCACTTGTCGACTTAATGGATTTATGGCTTGAAGACCAAGCGGGGCATGCGGCCTTACTCGCTCGAGCACTTGATGGAGTTGAACTGGCACTAGTAACACAAACAAGAGAATACATGCAAATATTCCAGTCGTTCATTGTGAAAAACGAGGCTATTAAAGGGTATTTACGATTTACGCCAGAAGGCTTTCCGATACAACTCCAATTCGCAAGAGATGTCGTGATCGCTGTTATCGGATTTACCAGTTTAGTAGAAAAAATGGTCCAGTTATACAAAGATGAGGAAGTATTAAATCAGTCCACATTACGTTTTCTTGAACATCATTTTCCTGAAGCGTGTTATTTCTTAAAAAAGCTGTCGTACTATGTCCCTGATATAACTTATCCTACTTGCTCGCTATCAAAACCATCCTTTCGATCGTAA
- a CDS encoding MarR family winged helix-turn-helix transcriptional regulator, translating to MENLRDLFQVLTRRFGMLNKNCCLVGGMEISLVQSHIIHEIDKQNKPSVQQVADSLGIDVTTFSRQIQTLTKMGLVKKQQLPEDKRVYVLSLTTEGKFVSTSIDNEMNQYLQEIFSHMNEFEKDTVIRSVKLLNVAMSKSSVCCKPYI from the coding sequence TTGGAAAACTTACGTGATTTATTCCAGGTGTTAACAAGAAGATTTGGTATGTTAAATAAAAACTGTTGCTTAGTAGGTGGAATGGAAATTTCCCTCGTCCAAAGTCATATCATCCACGAAATTGATAAGCAAAACAAACCGAGTGTTCAGCAAGTCGCTGACTCACTAGGGATCGATGTGACAACATTTAGTCGGCAGATACAGACCTTAACAAAGATGGGATTAGTAAAAAAGCAACAGTTGCCTGAAGACAAAAGAGTATATGTGTTATCCCTAACAACAGAAGGAAAGTTTGTCTCTACCTCAATTGATAACGAAATGAACCAATACTTGCAAGAAATATTTTCTCATATGAATGAATTTGAAAAAGATACAGTGATTCGATCCGTTAAATTATTAAATGTGGCCATGTCTAAATCCTCGGTATGTTGTAAGCCATACATATAA
- a CDS encoding glycosyltransferase, whose product MENVFDNFQKQDYKEKELIIILNNDSIDADKWKKRAFLNRNIIIVQLPQYTSLGDCLNYGVEHSRYKTIAKFDDDDFYGPYYMNEAMNVIENTKAMVVGKSTFYIYFHQEKSLYLYNYNNEQRYIYPKKHYYTKDFLAGASLVINKDVFKQVTFPSLNLGEDSKFQQECLKKDISMYSTTRQHFAYIRYPYSHYHSSDVKDYFLKKRSRLVSKGSEFENLLTQISPL is encoded by the coding sequence ATGGAGAATGTATTTGATAATTTTCAAAAACAAGATTATAAGGAAAAAGAACTAATAATAATATTAAATAATGATAGTATTGATGCTGATAAGTGGAAAAAACGAGCGTTTTTAAACAGAAACATTATTATTGTTCAACTACCTCAATATACTAGTTTAGGGGATTGTTTGAATTATGGTGTTGAACATTCAAGGTATAAAACGATAGCCAAATTCGATGATGATGATTTTTATGGTCCATATTATATGAATGAGGCAATGAATGTGATCGAAAATACGAAAGCTATGGTAGTAGGTAAGTCCACGTTCTATATTTATTTTCATCAAGAAAAGAGCTTATACTTATATAATTATAATAATGAACAACGTTATATCTATCCAAAAAAACATTACTACACAAAGGATTTCTTAGCCGGAGCATCACTCGTAATTAACAAAGATGTATTCAAACAAGTTACTTTTCCTAGCTTGAACTTAGGAGAAGATTCCAAATTCCAGCAAGAATGTTTAAAAAAAGATATTTCGATGTATTCTACAACTAGACAACATTTTGCATACATTCGTTACCCATATTCTCATTATCATAGTTCAGACGTTAAAGATTATTTTTTGAAAAAAAGAAGTCGACTGGTTTCGAAAGGAAGTGAATTTGAAAATTTACTTACTCAAATCAGCCCTTTATAA
- a CDS encoding ArsR/SmtB family transcription factor, with product MSAVQKHDVFQAIADPTRRKILMLLAKQDLSVTAISDQFPITRTAVSKHLRILSESNLVGMTKAGREKIYKLHPETFTEIKDWLSYFDQFWDNKLSMLKYLVEEQEK from the coding sequence ATGTCCGCTGTCCAAAAACACGATGTGTTTCAGGCAATTGCTGACCCAACAAGAAGAAAAATATTAATGCTTCTCGCCAAGCAAGATTTATCAGTAACTGCGATCAGTGATCAATTTCCGATCACTCGAACAGCGGTATCTAAACATCTCCGAATATTATCTGAGTCCAATCTAGTCGGTATGACTAAGGCAGGAAGAGAAAAAATCTACAAGCTTCACCCTGAAACCTTTACAGAAATCAAAGACTGGTTAAGCTATTTCGACCAATTCTGGGATAATAAGCTTTCAATGCTTAAATATCTTGTTGAAGAACAGGAAAAGTAG
- a CDS encoding GNAT family N-acetyltransferase, translated as MIKGNSIFIRPLTLDDAEECLDFQVRNRSFFEAFAMERPSDFYTISGQQNLIERKISAAEKDTDYYFGIFLQSTGALIGTMQLFQVLRGSLQSAYIGYFLDKKHNSKGYTTEAAKLLVSFGFEELKLHRIEAGVMPHNIASIRVLEKVGFEKEGIARKNVRINGKWEDHQVLAIINPLD; from the coding sequence ATGATTAAAGGAAATTCCATATTTATAAGACCGCTTACGCTTGATGATGCGGAGGAATGTCTAGACTTTCAGGTGCGCAATCGATCCTTTTTTGAAGCATTTGCGATGGAACGTCCAAGTGACTTTTATACGATTTCGGGACAACAAAACTTAATCGAAAGAAAAATCTCTGCAGCTGAGAAGGATACAGATTATTATTTCGGAATTTTTCTACAATCAACAGGGGCTCTTATTGGTACAATGCAACTTTTTCAAGTGCTCCGAGGGTCTCTCCAAAGTGCATACATCGGATATTTCTTAGATAAGAAGCATAACAGCAAAGGCTATACAACAGAAGCGGCCAAGCTATTGGTATCATTCGGATTCGAAGAGTTAAAGCTACACCGCATAGAAGCGGGAGTCATGCCGCATAATATCGCCTCCATACGAGTGTTGGAAAAAGTGGGCTTTGAAAAAGAGGGAATCGCTCGGAAAAATGTAAGAATCAACGGAAAATGGGAAGACCATCAAGTATTAGCGATTATAAACC
- a CDS encoding SRPBCC family protein — MKVQDIRKTTVFQAPIQKVWNAVATAEGISSWFMPNDFQQEVGSEFTIQSPFGPSPCKVLELEPPHRLVFTWGTDGWVVTFELKELEEQTEFTLVHSGWGDTEEVIPLANETHQVIRDRMNGGWGPLVDVKLRGVVEA, encoded by the coding sequence ATGAAGGTTCAAGATATTCGAAAAACAACAGTGTTTCAAGCACCAATTCAAAAAGTATGGAATGCAGTAGCAACTGCAGAGGGAATATCTTCTTGGTTTATGCCAAATGACTTTCAACAAGAAGTTGGTAGTGAATTTACCATTCAGTCTCCGTTTGGTCCGAGTCCATGCAAAGTGTTAGAGCTAGAACCGCCACACCGCCTCGTATTTACTTGGGGAACAGATGGATGGGTGGTTACATTTGAGTTAAAAGAGTTAGAAGAGCAGACAGAGTTTACCCTTGTTCATTCTGGCTGGGGAGACACAGAGGAAGTTATTCCATTGGCTAATGAAACACATCAAGTTATTCGCGATCGCATGAATGGCGGATGGGGACCTCTTGTTGACGTGAAGCTACGCGGGGTTGTTGAGGCGTAA
- a CDS encoding permease, translating into MRWRIVEELVKSFLSIALELTVLFVGISFLINVLQGYIPYEKMEKLMERSHPLVSALIALVFAFVTPFCSCSTIPVVVNLLNKKVRFGTVMIFLFASPVLDPTILTLMTATLGWKVAIVYTLLTSILSVAIGFSLEKLGFENQVKNVIMTGFKDPNKKLDWKGALLETLQLMKTVYPFLLIGAAIGAVIHGLVPTEWITTYMGSDDWWLVPIAAIIGIPLYIRLSTMIPISQVMILKGMALGPVMALMISSAGASLPELTLLNSIFRKKLVAAFIASVMLMSTLSGFLFYLI; encoded by the coding sequence ATGAGGTGGAGAATTGTGGAAGAGTTAGTAAAGAGCTTTTTAAGTATTGCACTAGAATTAACCGTCTTATTTGTAGGGATTTCTTTTTTAATTAATGTCCTACAAGGCTATATCCCTTATGAAAAAATGGAGAAACTGATGGAGCGCAGCCATCCGCTAGTTAGTGCATTGATTGCCCTTGTATTTGCCTTCGTCACTCCTTTTTGCTCTTGCTCGACCATTCCGGTTGTGGTGAATTTATTAAATAAAAAGGTGCGCTTTGGTACGGTCATGATTTTTTTATTTGCATCTCCCGTACTAGATCCAACAATTTTGACGTTAATGACAGCTACACTCGGTTGGAAGGTAGCCATTGTTTACACATTGTTAACAAGCATTTTATCAGTAGCGATTGGCTTTAGCCTAGAAAAACTTGGTTTTGAGAATCAGGTGAAAAATGTCATTATGACTGGATTTAAAGATCCGAATAAAAAACTAGACTGGAAAGGTGCGCTATTAGAAACCCTCCAGCTCATGAAGACAGTTTATCCATTCTTGCTAATTGGTGCTGCTATTGGGGCAGTTATTCACGGGCTTGTACCTACTGAATGGATCACCACTTACATGGGGTCTGACGACTGGTGGTTAGTACCGATCGCTGCGATCATTGGAATTCCCTTGTATATCCGACTTTCTACCATGATCCCTATTTCACAAGTCATGATATTGAAGGGGATGGCACTCGGCCCAGTCATGGCGTTAATGATTAGCTCGGCAGGTGCAAGCTTGCCAGAATTGACCCTACTGAATAGTATTTTTCGAAAAAAGCTTGTTGCAGCGTTTATCGCATCCGTAATGTTGATGTCCACTTTATCTGGTTTTTTATTTTATTTAATATAG